From the genome of Pseudobacteriovorax antillogorgiicola, one region includes:
- a CDS encoding ATP-binding protein: protein MDHAARKLAGVAYISNDQMVIEFDIGTKGSGLKSWDRSGESFVIPKLNRSSLMEQAQEVATWVKGYTGYDRVMVYRFDQENNGEVIAEAKEQILEPFLGLNYPASDIPAQARALYKLNWIRIIADVDGEQAGIYPDIRTGRKHIDMTHSMSRSVSPIHLQYLRNMEVKASLSVSIVINDRLWGLIACHHYAPLYLSMQKRLNLEVLGQSFSHQLGSKEAEERASRTFERNEALHELILRLSKKKTLQAALDKMGKDLLKLQDACGFVYFSRGKFIKVGDTPTNDQISRLIQESKQGDLQATKYSHRQKDLPFPSQDIAGYLLSWLSLDKADVGTLWFRKEKIHQINWGGKPKAPNLPKAERLSPRGSFELWQETVKGESQRWSEADVLVSEKFNTYFAFHVVNKLLEAEVTVKKLQEADKAKDQFLANISHELRTPLNSILGWSQIALNRSATSQDKEDALRVIQNNAQTQSQLIKDLLDYSQIITGNLKLDVQQVYLPDIVNSVCEGFAAAAIAKNIKLCRSSEGHSLSVIGDPIRVKQIIWNLVSNAIKFSPHDSSVEVRLAKTDRAVSISVQDYGRGLDRDEMDLVFERFKQLDKDHKKKGLGLGLAIVKQLIELHGGEVSASSEGRGRGTIFQVEFPTVPVAFVDSESPKVSIYDEDELGSGGEFENLNVLIVEDETDAASFLQKVLSLQGANVKTAGNGIEALNLLSSDPKQNLVISDIGMPEMDGYELIKSLRSSPRSEVSSIKAIALTAYSYPKDRIRALEHGFNSYISKPVSTEELFAVIKSVMPNQ from the coding sequence GTGGACCATGCTGCTCGAAAGCTGGCTGGGGTAGCCTATATAAGCAATGATCAAATGGTGATTGAGTTTGATATTGGAACCAAGGGATCTGGACTCAAATCATGGGACCGCAGCGGCGAGAGCTTTGTGATTCCAAAGCTGAATCGTAGCAGTCTTATGGAGCAGGCCCAAGAGGTTGCAACATGGGTGAAGGGTTATACTGGTTACGATCGCGTGATGGTTTATCGCTTCGATCAGGAAAATAATGGCGAAGTTATTGCGGAAGCTAAGGAGCAAATTCTAGAACCATTCTTAGGGCTCAACTATCCAGCAAGCGATATACCAGCACAGGCTAGAGCGCTCTATAAGCTCAATTGGATTCGTATTATTGCTGATGTTGATGGTGAGCAAGCCGGAATTTATCCTGATATCAGGACGGGTCGAAAACATATTGATATGACACATAGTATGAGCCGCAGCGTGTCTCCGATTCACCTGCAATACCTTAGGAACATGGAGGTCAAGGCGTCACTATCGGTTTCCATAGTTATCAATGATAGATTGTGGGGTCTCATTGCTTGCCATCATTATGCGCCCCTCTACCTAAGTATGCAGAAAAGGCTTAATCTTGAGGTTCTCGGGCAAAGCTTCAGCCATCAGCTGGGGTCAAAAGAGGCCGAAGAACGAGCGTCGCGAACCTTTGAAAGGAACGAGGCCCTCCACGAACTGATCCTACGGCTATCAAAGAAGAAAACTCTCCAAGCAGCTCTAGATAAAATGGGCAAAGACTTGCTGAAGCTGCAAGATGCCTGCGGTTTTGTATATTTTTCTCGCGGTAAGTTCATCAAGGTCGGCGATACTCCGACTAATGATCAGATTTCTCGGTTGATCCAAGAGTCAAAACAGGGGGATCTGCAAGCGACCAAGTATAGCCATCGTCAGAAGGACCTTCCGTTTCCATCACAAGATATCGCAGGTTATCTCTTATCTTGGCTAAGCCTTGATAAAGCGGATGTAGGAACTCTTTGGTTTCGAAAGGAAAAGATCCACCAGATAAATTGGGGAGGAAAGCCAAAGGCTCCCAACTTGCCCAAGGCAGAGCGCTTGTCACCCAGGGGGTCTTTTGAGCTTTGGCAAGAAACTGTGAAAGGTGAGTCACAGCGCTGGTCCGAGGCTGATGTCTTGGTATCAGAGAAGTTTAATACCTACTTTGCCTTTCACGTTGTCAATAAACTGCTTGAAGCCGAAGTCACAGTTAAGAAGCTACAAGAGGCTGATAAGGCTAAGGATCAATTTCTTGCTAATATATCCCATGAATTACGAACCCCGCTGAATTCTATTCTGGGCTGGTCGCAAATTGCTTTGAATCGCTCGGCTACCTCGCAGGATAAGGAAGATGCTCTAAGGGTCATCCAGAACAACGCCCAAACCCAGAGCCAGCTGATCAAAGATCTCCTAGACTACTCGCAGATTATTACAGGTAACTTAAAGCTTGATGTGCAGCAGGTATATCTTCCTGATATTGTCAATAGTGTTTGCGAAGGGTTTGCGGCTGCCGCTATCGCTAAGAATATCAAGCTCTGTCGCAGTTCCGAAGGTCATTCCCTATCGGTTATTGGAGATCCCATAAGAGTCAAACAGATTATCTGGAATCTGGTAAGTAACGCCATTAAGTTTTCTCCCCACGATAGCTCTGTTGAAGTCAGGCTCGCTAAAACTGATCGGGCAGTGTCCATTTCCGTGCAAGACTATGGGCGCGGGCTCGATCGTGATGAAATGGATCTAGTATTTGAGCGTTTCAAACAGCTGGATAAGGACCACAAAAAGAAGGGCCTTGGCCTTGGCTTGGCAATTGTAAAGCAGCTCATTGAGCTACATGGTGGAGAGGTTAGCGCCAGTAGTGAAGGGCGAGGGAGGGGCACAATATTTCAGGTGGAGTTCCCTACCGTTCCCGTTGCTTTTGTCGATTCGGAAAGCCCTAAAGTCAGTATCTATGACGAAGATGAGCTGGGTTCGGGAGGAGAGTTTGAAAACTTAAATGTCTTAATTGTTGAGGATGAAACAGACGCGGCAAGTTTCTTGCAGAAAGTTTTAAGTTTGCAAGGTGCGAATGTAAAAACTGCCGGCAACGGCATTGAAGCGCTGAACCTGCTCTCCAGCGATCCGAAACAAAACCTTGTTATCTCTGATATTGGCATGCCCGAGATGGATGGTTATGAGCTGATCAAGTCATTGCGAAGCTCGCCGAGGTCGGAGGTTAGCTCTATCAAAGCTATTGCGCTAACGGCATACTCGTATCCGAAGGATAGGATCAGAGCCTTGGAACATGGATTCAATTCCTATATCTCGAAACCGGTATCCACAGAGGAGCTTTTTGCTGTGATCAAATCAGTGATGCCGAATCAATAG
- a CDS encoding response regulator, translated as MASYKILVAEDCEDVSKMLRRVIEIMGAEEHMTWQFCSNLKDLEELHLSLEPDLILSDISFPDGDSLSLLNRLSQDGKLDGKLLVAYTSYDYRHIPEAKIFDSYISKDTDPLQVINTCMSLVRNL; from the coding sequence TTGGCATCCTATAAGATTCTTGTTGCCGAAGATTGTGAAGACGTATCGAAAATGCTTCGGCGAGTCATTGAAATTATGGGCGCTGAAGAGCACATGACTTGGCAGTTCTGCTCGAACTTGAAAGATCTGGAAGAACTTCACTTAAGTTTAGAGCCGGATTTGATTTTGAGTGATATTTCATTTCCAGATGGCGATAGTCTAAGTCTTTTGAATCGCTTGTCTCAAGATGGAAAGCTAGATGGCAAGTTGTTGGTAGCCTATACTTCCTACGACTATCGACATATCCCTGAGGCAAAAATTTTTGACAGTTATATCTCGAAGGACACCGATCCGCTACAGGTGATCAATACTTGTATGTCATTGGTGAGAAATCTCTAG
- a CDS encoding YfiR family protein produces MRYIWILLIGVLFRERLWAADVPPKFQGVLTAKVLKYDRNLEDRVKQTIVIGFVFSSKNEESRSHENNFFEPFSTILEKQKIKNMEVEVKKIDLASQDLAKVLEDKKISNVYISKGIEEQVLASLEKLPNKRVLSFAGIRSMGICVSYELIQGKPKIFVNMDASKKAGAEFDARFLRAAEKI; encoded by the coding sequence ATGAGATATATCTGGATTCTCCTCATTGGGGTACTCTTTAGAGAACGATTATGGGCAGCCGATGTTCCACCTAAGTTTCAAGGTGTGCTAACAGCTAAGGTGCTGAAGTATGATCGGAATCTAGAAGATCGTGTCAAACAAACTATTGTGATTGGTTTTGTCTTTAGTTCGAAAAATGAGGAGTCGAGATCTCACGAAAATAACTTCTTCGAGCCATTTAGCACGATTCTAGAGAAACAAAAGATTAAGAATATGGAGGTTGAGGTAAAGAAAATCGATCTTGCATCACAAGATCTTGCCAAGGTATTGGAAGATAAGAAGATCTCGAATGTATATATCAGCAAGGGGATTGAGGAGCAGGTCTTAGCTAGCCTGGAAAAGCTGCCAAATAAGAGGGTTTTGTCCTTCGCTGGAATTCGTAGCATGGGGATTTGTGTGTCTTATGAGTTGATACAAGGTAAGCCCAAGATTTTTGTCAATATGGATGCCAGTAAAAAGGCAGGTGCTGAGTTTGATGCCCGATTTCTCCGGGCTGCGGAAAAGATCTGA
- a CDS encoding glycoside hydrolase family 6 protein: MTMTTANDIVNSNFILQIGVNKKVFHSSEILFFVSENHKTYLVTDKDRWAYDKPLREIEKTLPNLNFVRIHRNAIVNLDYVKRFSKRSPLVITMTNDQNLTVSRSRRQEALKRYENFITAKHSPARMIFSKVVRSKDFASEKIWTRRDSKVRSAIETIPSLDLTERQKLLFLAQQPQAVWLGEWNRDIYADLSRLMRQANHSDSVPIFVIYRLFLREETYGKAIELSFVEDYLNWIRTIANVVGSSKAIIILEPNALCGLANNEDQDQVNLLISLLRSSIEILKQCPKIKLYIDAGNPNWLDAAHISIFLARAGVDIADGFALNVSNYIENDRNIGYGEEISRYLGGKHFVIDTGRNGRGIQNPDEWCNPDGVGLGSIPTLDVKHPLIDGYLWIKPPGESDGVGPEGVAPQDGMFWPQKAIELIDNWRSSSN, translated from the coding sequence ATGACTATGACAACCGCAAATGATATCGTGAACTCCAATTTCATTTTACAGATTGGTGTGAACAAGAAAGTTTTCCATAGTAGCGAAATTCTCTTTTTCGTGAGTGAGAATCACAAAACCTACCTTGTCACCGATAAGGATCGCTGGGCCTATGATAAGCCACTTCGAGAGATTGAAAAGACGCTACCTAACCTTAACTTCGTGAGGATTCACAGAAATGCGATCGTGAATCTTGATTATGTCAAGCGCTTCTCTAAACGTTCTCCTCTAGTGATCACCATGACCAACGATCAAAATCTAACCGTTTCTCGTAGTCGTCGTCAGGAGGCGTTGAAACGGTATGAGAATTTTATTACTGCGAAGCATTCGCCAGCTCGGATGATTTTTTCCAAAGTTGTGCGCTCCAAAGACTTCGCTTCTGAAAAAATTTGGACGCGCAGAGACAGCAAGGTGCGCTCTGCGATTGAAACGATTCCTAGTCTCGACCTGACGGAAAGACAGAAGCTTCTCTTTCTCGCTCAGCAGCCACAAGCGGTTTGGCTAGGGGAGTGGAATCGCGATATTTATGCAGACTTAAGCCGTTTGATGCGGCAAGCTAATCATTCAGACAGTGTCCCGATATTTGTGATTTACCGACTATTCCTGAGAGAAGAGACTTATGGTAAGGCGATTGAGCTATCGTTTGTGGAAGACTATCTCAATTGGATTCGTACCATTGCTAACGTAGTAGGCTCTTCAAAGGCGATTATCATCCTCGAACCGAATGCATTATGCGGTCTGGCGAACAACGAGGATCAAGATCAAGTCAACCTGCTCATATCGCTGTTAAGAAGTTCTATTGAGATTCTGAAACAATGCCCAAAAATAAAGCTATATATTGATGCAGGCAATCCTAACTGGCTCGATGCTGCTCATATCTCAATATTCCTAGCCCGTGCGGGTGTGGATATAGCCGATGGCTTTGCCTTAAACGTTTCAAACTACATTGAGAATGATCGGAATATTGGCTACGGAGAAGAGATATCACGATATCTAGGAGGCAAGCATTTTGTGATCGACACAGGTCGCAATGGTCGTGGAATTCAAAATCCCGACGAATGGTGCAACCCCGATGGAGTCGGCCTAGGCAGTATTCCAACTTTGGATGTGAAGCATCCTTTAATCGATGGCTATCTTTGGATCAAGCCACCTGGAGAATCCGATGGTGTGGGGCCAGAAGGAGTGGCTCCCCAAGATGGGATGTTTTGGCCTCAGAAAGCGATTGAGCTCATAGATAATTGGCGAAGTTCAAGCAACTAA
- a CDS encoding glycoside hydrolase family 26 protein: protein MNEKLRSFITSCIFFMSGSMSIATQLPAKVVDEDASKETLALFQNLRAIAASDQFIFGQEFPTDFSRVGGLNSDVNGSDVKSVVGDHPGLHGSDFHYFLDKSDEEREIHLQAVQAAYSRGAVVTFDWHMTGPDGTSFYVSEKTKDLVPRILGKDPKALPWFLSKLDEMISIVNELGFPIVLRPFHEMNGDWFWWGNHIGNENYIQFYRLFVDYVKPRVNNVLFAWSPNIDPDFTYYPGDNYVDILGIDGYEPGSVSYFSIERMLESLAIITEYAEQKGKLAAFTETGHRNGYPQVDSRFWTEHILKPIVSHPKARGIAWVLTWINSTWSGPYVPHKGLTGTTAYQDFQEFFMHPATIFERDLPPMYQIR, encoded by the coding sequence ATGAATGAAAAGCTTAGATCTTTTATCACGTCTTGTATCTTCTTTATGTCAGGTAGCATGTCCATTGCTACCCAGCTCCCAGCAAAAGTAGTCGATGAAGATGCTAGCAAAGAAACCCTAGCCTTGTTTCAAAATCTTAGAGCGATTGCTGCTAGTGATCAGTTTATATTTGGGCAGGAGTTTCCCACCGACTTTAGTCGTGTGGGTGGTCTTAACTCAGATGTCAATGGTTCTGATGTGAAGTCCGTGGTGGGGGATCATCCAGGTTTGCATGGTTCGGATTTTCATTACTTTCTGGATAAAAGTGATGAGGAGAGGGAGATTCACCTTCAAGCTGTTCAGGCAGCGTATAGCCGCGGTGCCGTTGTAACTTTCGATTGGCATATGACTGGGCCCGATGGTACTTCGTTTTACGTGAGTGAAAAAACAAAAGACTTGGTGCCAAGAATACTTGGAAAAGACCCAAAGGCTCTTCCCTGGTTTCTAAGTAAACTCGACGAGATGATCTCCATTGTCAACGAGCTTGGCTTTCCAATTGTGCTCCGCCCATTTCATGAAATGAATGGCGATTGGTTTTGGTGGGGAAATCACATAGGGAATGAGAATTATATTCAGTTCTACAGGCTTTTTGTTGACTACGTGAAACCGCGGGTCAATAACGTTTTGTTTGCTTGGTCGCCAAACATTGATCCAGACTTCACCTACTATCCCGGTGATAACTACGTAGATATTTTAGGCATCGATGGCTATGAACCGGGAAGTGTCTCTTACTTTAGTATTGAGAGGATGCTGGAAAGTTTGGCAATCATAACTGAATATGCGGAGCAAAAGGGCAAACTTGCGGCTTTCACAGAGACAGGACATAGAAATGGGTACCCCCAAGTGGATAGCCGATTCTGGACGGAACATATTTTAAAGCCAATTGTAAGTCACCCCAAGGCGAGGGGAATCGCCTGGGTGTTAACCTGGATCAATAGTACATGGAGTGGGCCTTATGTTCCTCACAAAGGTCTAACAGGAACCACTGCATATCAGGATTTTCAAGAGTTCTTTATGCATCCAGCTACGATCTTTGAAAGGGACTTACCACCCATGTATCAAATAAGATGA